A single region of the Streptomyces vilmorinianum genome encodes:
- a CDS encoding coenzyme F420-0:L-glutamate ligase has product MRGPAEAGAASGAAPAGGAAAPSGYRVWALAGLPEVKPGDDLAKLIASVSPELEDGDVLLVTSKIVSKAEGRVIAADDREEAIDAETVRVVARRGTLRIVENRQGLVMAAAGVDASNTPAGTVLLLPFDPDVSARAIREGLRDVLGVDVGVVVTDTFGRPWRSGLTDVAIGASGVRVLDDLRGGTDAYGNPLSATVVATADELAAAGDLVKGKAHGLPVAVVRGLPHVVDGSAEEGARALVRGAADDMFRLGTSEAVREAVTLRRTVREFTDAPVDPGAVRRAVAAAVTAPAPHHTTPWRFVLLESPESRLRLLDAMRDAWIADLRRDGKSEESIAKRVRRGDVLRNAPYLVVPCLVMDGSHHYGDARRDAAEREMFVVAAGAGVQNFLVALAGERLGSAWVSSTMFCRDVVRDVLELPENWDPMGAVAVGHAAAPPKERPARQAGHFIEVR; this is encoded by the coding sequence ATGAGGGGTCCCGCGGAGGCCGGAGCGGCCTCGGGGGCGGCTCCGGCGGGGGGCGCCGCGGCGCCGTCCGGCTACCGGGTGTGGGCGCTCGCCGGGCTGCCGGAGGTGAAGCCCGGGGACGATCTCGCCAAGCTGATCGCCTCCGTGTCGCCGGAGCTGGAGGACGGGGACGTCCTGCTCGTCACCTCCAAGATCGTGAGCAAGGCGGAGGGGCGGGTGATCGCCGCCGACGACCGTGAGGAGGCGATCGACGCCGAGACGGTACGGGTGGTGGCGCGGCGCGGCACCCTGCGGATCGTCGAGAACCGGCAGGGTCTGGTCATGGCCGCCGCCGGGGTCGACGCCTCCAACACCCCCGCCGGGACGGTTCTGTTGCTCCCCTTCGACCCGGACGTCTCGGCCCGGGCGATACGGGAGGGGCTGCGGGACGTGCTCGGCGTCGACGTCGGTGTCGTCGTCACGGACACCTTCGGGCGCCCCTGGCGCAGCGGGCTGACCGATGTGGCCATCGGCGCGTCCGGCGTGCGCGTGCTGGACGACCTGCGCGGCGGCACGGACGCGTACGGCAATCCGCTCAGCGCGACCGTCGTCGCCACCGCCGACGAACTCGCCGCGGCGGGCGACCTGGTGAAGGGCAAGGCGCACGGCCTGCCCGTCGCGGTCGTCCGCGGGCTGCCGCATGTGGTGGACGGCTCCGCCGAGGAGGGCGCCCGGGCGCTGGTCCGCGGCGCGGCCGACGACATGTTCCGGCTCGGCACCTCGGAGGCGGTACGGGAGGCGGTGACCCTGCGGCGTACCGTCCGGGAGTTCACCGACGCGCCCGTGGACCCGGGCGCGGTACGGCGTGCCGTCGCCGCGGCCGTCACGGCCCCCGCCCCGCACCACACGACGCCGTGGCGGTTCGTGCTGCTCGAGTCGCCGGAGTCGCGGCTGCGGCTCCTCGACGCCATGCGGGACGCGTGGATCGCGGACCTGCGGCGGGACGGCAAGTCGGAGGAGTCGATCGCGAAGCGCGTGCGGCGCGGGGATGTGCTGCGCAACGCGCCCTACCTGGTGGTGCCGTGCCTCGTGATGGACGGCTCGCACCACTACGGCGACGCGCGCCGGGACGCCGCCGAGCGCGAGATGTTCGTGGTCGCGGCCGGGGCCGGCGTGCAGAACTTCCTGGTGGCGCTGGCGGGCGAGCGGCTCGGCTCGGCGTGGGTGTCCTCGACGATGTTCTGCCGTGATGTCGTACGGGACGTCCTGGAGCTGCCGGAGAACTGGGACCCGATGGGCGCGGTGGCGGTGGGACACGCGGCGGCGCCGCCGAAGGAGCGGCCGGCGCGGCAGGCGGGGCACTTCATCGAAGTGCGGTGA
- the cofD gene encoding 2-phospho-L-lactate transferase has product MRIVVLAGGIGGARFLRGLKQAAPDAEITVVGNTGDDIHLFGLKVCPDLDTVMYTLGGGINEEQGWGREDESFTVKEELAAYGVGPEWFGLGDRDFATHIVRTQMLGAGYPLSAVTEALCARWQPGVRLIPMSDDRVETHVAIEVDGESRAVHFQEYWVRLRASVDAQAVVAVGAEAAKPAPGVLEAIAAADVILFPPSNPVVSVGTILAVPGIREAIANADVPVVGLSPIVGDAPVRGMADKVLAAVGVESTAAAVARHYGSGLLDGWLVDTVDAGTVAEVETAGIRCRAVPLMMTDLDATAAMAREALALAEEVRG; this is encoded by the coding sequence ATGCGCATTGTGGTTCTGGCCGGTGGCATCGGTGGTGCCCGCTTCCTTCGCGGCCTCAAGCAGGCCGCGCCGGACGCGGAGATCACGGTCGTCGGCAACACCGGTGACGACATCCATCTCTTCGGGCTGAAGGTCTGCCCGGACCTCGACACGGTGATGTACACCCTCGGCGGTGGCATCAACGAGGAGCAGGGCTGGGGCCGTGAGGACGAGTCCTTCACGGTGAAGGAGGAGCTCGCGGCGTACGGCGTGGGGCCGGAGTGGTTCGGCCTCGGCGACCGCGACTTCGCGACCCACATCGTCCGTACGCAGATGCTCGGCGCGGGCTACCCCCTGAGCGCGGTCACCGAGGCGCTGTGCGCCCGTTGGCAGCCGGGCGTGCGGCTCATCCCGATGTCCGACGACCGCGTCGAGACGCATGTCGCCATCGAGGTGGACGGCGAGTCCAGGGCGGTGCACTTCCAGGAGTACTGGGTGAGACTGCGGGCGTCCGTGGACGCGCAGGCCGTCGTGGCGGTCGGCGCGGAGGCCGCGAAGCCCGCGCCCGGCGTCCTGGAGGCCATCGCGGCGGCGGATGTCATCCTCTTCCCGCCGTCGAACCCGGTCGTGTCGGTCGGCACGATCCTGGCGGTGCCGGGCATCCGCGAGGCGATCGCGAACGCGGACGTGCCGGTGGTCGGCCTCTCCCCCATCGTCGGCGACGCGCCCGTGCGGGGCATGGCCGACAAGGTCCTCGCGGCGGTGGGCGTGGAGTCCACGGCCGCGGCGGTGGCCCGGCACTACGGCTCGGGTCTGCTCGACGGCTGGCTGGTCGACACGGTCGACGCGGGCACGGTCGCGGAGGTCGAGACGGCGGGGATCCGCTGCCGCGCGGTGCCGCTGATGATGACGGACCTGGACGCGACGGCCGCGATGGCGCGCGAGGCGCTGGCGCTGGCGGAGGAGGTCCGGGGATGA
- a CDS encoding cysteine dioxygenase, with amino-acid sequence MNSDSDLQIAGDILEVQHLLQPAREHPATVAEFAGLARSIAADRAQWAPYVEYDATTRWYHRLRTGPGYEVWLLSWVPGQGSGPHDHGPSSGVLTVLEGELTERTNRGARTLAGGAQRVFAPGYVHEVVNDSLEPAVSLHVYYPGLTEMPMHESLRAQCAPIAPGVVLA; translated from the coding sequence ATGAACAGCGACAGCGACCTTCAGATCGCCGGCGACATCCTCGAGGTCCAGCACCTCCTGCAGCCCGCCCGTGAGCACCCCGCCACCGTGGCCGAGTTCGCCGGCCTCGCCCGCTCCATCGCCGCCGACCGCGCGCAGTGGGCCCCGTACGTCGAGTACGACGCCACCACCCGCTGGTACCACCGGCTGCGCACCGGCCCCGGCTACGAGGTCTGGCTGCTGTCCTGGGTGCCCGGCCAGGGCAGCGGGCCGCACGACCACGGCCCCTCCTCCGGCGTACTGACCGTCCTCGAAGGCGAACTGACGGAGCGTACGAACCGGGGCGCACGGACGCTCGCGGGAGGCGCGCAGCGCGTGTTCGCGCCGGGGTACGTCCACGAGGTCGTCAACGACTCCCTCGAACCGGCGGTCAGCCTGCACGTGTACTACCCGGGCCTGACCGAGATGCCGATGCACGAGTCCCTGCGGGCACAGTGCGCCCCGATCGCCCCCGGTGTCGTACTCGCCTGA
- a CDS encoding WhiB family transcriptional regulator: MTELFQELLVEDADEELGWQERALCAQTDPESFFPEKGGSTREAKKVCLACEVRSECLEYALQNDERFGIWGGLSERERRRLKKAAV, encoded by the coding sequence ATGACCGAGTTGTTCCAGGAACTGCTGGTCGAGGACGCGGACGAGGAACTCGGCTGGCAGGAGCGCGCGCTGTGCGCCCAGACCGATCCCGAGTCCTTCTTCCCCGAGAAGGGCGGCTCGACCCGCGAGGCCAAGAAGGTCTGTCTCGCCTGTGAGGTCCGTTCCGAATGCCTTGAGTACGCCCTGCAGAACGACGAACGATTCGGCATCTGGGGCGGTCTGTCGGAGCGCGAACGCCGCCGCCTGAAGAAGGCCGCGGTCTGA
- a CDS encoding glycosyltransferase family 2 protein, with product MSSTPEFPRHVVTAVLVAHDGARWLPDALAGLLAQERPVQNVIAADTGSADDSAQLLAEAIGADRVLHLARRTGFGAAVEEAARTAPVLGPEELTYLKRPSGWDPVSRTWRDDAYDLPELPHGEPVQWLWLLHDDCAPEPDALAELLRVADSDAYAAVVGPKLRGWYDRRQLLEAGVSIARSGRRWTGLDRREQDQGQHDQVRSVLSVSSAGMLIRRDVFEELGGFDRRLPLMRDDVDLCWRAHSAGHRVLVAPDAVLRHAEASARERRTVDCAGRSVANPHRVDKAGAVYTLLANSRAATLPYVLVRLTLGTLLRTLAYLVGKVPGQAVDEVMGLFATLLRPEKILAARKRRRNAAVAASELRPLFPPPGATIRATAEQVVANFGGSDADSGGSRHGVVESGPGGDDADFLEIEQFARLKKIARKPGPILFALLLVISVVACRGLFGGGSLAGGALLPAPDSVSELWGRYADTWHALGTGGTQTAPPYLAVLAGLSALFLGSTSFALTVLLVCSVPLAGFTAYFAARPIVESRLLRAWGAIAYAFLPAATGALAAGRLGTAVLAILLPLIARAAVAAHGFTAQEQARGSWRATWAYTFLLTFATAFTPIVWPLAVVLGIAVLVLRRDDITAYGLRFIATVGTPILVLAPWSLSLLTSPSAFLREAGLDIRTGTASALDLLGISPGGPGTTGGLLLIGIVLAALAALVREERQFAVRVAWAAALAGLLFAVMSNGAGGTGWAGPATLVYGAALLAAGMIGAEGGRTRVAAHGFGWRQPVAALIALAAALGPVVAAAGWMIGGADGPLTRRDPVQVPAFVAEESGNPDQPRTLVLGGTSPGEVAYTLVRGSGGRLGDAELTAAADSDPRLDKVVAHLVAGSGADQTQELSGFAIRYVLVRDGAPRQMSRVLDATPGLSRLSQLDGSALWSVDRERAVARVTIVPAAKTADAAVEPVLVAAGPVEAHTKIPSGPAGRVLRIADRADEGWTATLDGKELKKTTVDGWAQGFELPAEGGRLDLTYDEPLTHTVWIWTQVGLAVVLLVLALPGRRREIDDDLPEEEIAIPAQAMEGDGRRARRLRAAAEAEAAAAVDVVDAVDDEQPQPVPVPEEQPYAAADWDGQYDPAYAQQQQHAQEQYTQEQYAQQGYYPEYQADPYQQQYDGQQPQYDPQQYDPYQQQGYDQPAYEQPQYDGHDGQQPQYDPQQYDPYTYGYETEQRPDGSSNQ from the coding sequence ATGTCCTCAACTCCTGAGTTTCCGCGACACGTCGTCACCGCCGTGCTCGTCGCCCACGACGGCGCCCGGTGGCTGCCGGACGCCCTCGCCGGGCTGCTCGCCCAGGAACGCCCTGTGCAGAACGTGATCGCCGCCGACACCGGCAGCGCCGACGACTCCGCACAGCTGCTCGCCGAAGCGATCGGCGCCGACCGGGTGCTCCACCTCGCCCGCCGCACGGGCTTCGGCGCCGCCGTCGAGGAGGCCGCCCGCACCGCCCCCGTGCTCGGACCCGAGGAGCTCACCTATCTGAAGCGGCCCAGCGGCTGGGACCCGGTCAGCAGGACCTGGCGCGACGACGCCTACGACCTGCCCGAACTCCCGCACGGCGAGCCCGTGCAGTGGCTCTGGCTGCTCCACGACGACTGCGCACCCGAACCCGACGCCCTCGCCGAGCTCCTGCGCGTCGCCGACTCGGACGCGTACGCCGCCGTCGTCGGCCCCAAGCTCCGCGGCTGGTACGACCGCAGGCAACTGCTCGAAGCGGGCGTCTCCATCGCCCGCAGTGGCCGCCGCTGGACCGGCCTCGACCGCCGCGAACAGGACCAGGGCCAGCACGACCAGGTCCGCTCCGTCCTCTCCGTGTCCTCCGCCGGCATGCTGATCCGCCGCGACGTCTTCGAGGAGCTCGGCGGCTTCGACCGCCGCCTGCCCCTGATGCGCGACGACGTCGACCTGTGCTGGCGCGCCCACTCCGCCGGCCACCGCGTCCTCGTCGCCCCCGACGCCGTCCTGCGCCACGCCGAGGCCTCCGCCCGCGAACGCCGCACCGTCGACTGCGCCGGCCGCTCCGTGGCCAACCCGCACCGCGTCGACAAGGCCGGCGCGGTCTACACGCTGCTCGCCAACAGCCGCGCCGCGACCCTCCCGTACGTACTGGTCCGGCTGACCCTCGGCACCCTGCTGCGCACCCTCGCCTACCTCGTCGGCAAGGTCCCCGGCCAGGCCGTCGACGAGGTCATGGGCCTCTTCGCCACCCTGCTGCGCCCCGAGAAGATCCTCGCCGCGCGCAAGCGCCGCAGGAACGCCGCCGTCGCCGCGAGCGAACTGCGCCCGCTGTTCCCGCCGCCCGGCGCCACCATCCGCGCCACCGCCGAGCAGGTCGTCGCGAACTTCGGCGGCTCCGACGCCGATTCCGGCGGCTCGCGCCACGGAGTCGTCGAATCCGGCCCCGGCGGCGACGACGCCGACTTCCTGGAGATCGAGCAGTTCGCCCGGCTGAAGAAGATCGCCCGCAAGCCCGGACCGATCCTCTTCGCCCTGCTCCTGGTCATCTCCGTCGTGGCCTGCCGCGGCCTCTTCGGCGGCGGATCGCTCGCCGGCGGCGCCCTGCTGCCCGCCCCCGACTCCGTCTCGGAGCTGTGGGGACGGTACGCGGACACCTGGCACGCCCTCGGCACCGGCGGCACCCAGACCGCACCGCCCTACCTCGCCGTCCTGGCCGGACTCTCCGCGCTCTTCCTCGGCTCCACCTCCTTCGCGCTCACCGTGCTGCTCGTCTGCTCGGTCCCGCTGGCCGGCTTCACCGCCTACTTCGCCGCCCGCCCGATCGTCGAGTCCCGGCTCCTGCGCGCCTGGGGCGCCATCGCCTACGCGTTCCTGCCCGCCGCCACCGGAGCGCTCGCCGCTGGCCGCCTCGGCACCGCCGTCCTCGCGATCCTGCTCCCGCTCATCGCCCGCGCGGCCGTCGCCGCCCACGGCTTCACCGCCCAGGAACAGGCCCGTGGCAGCTGGCGCGCCACCTGGGCGTACACCTTCCTGCTCACCTTCGCGACGGCGTTCACCCCGATCGTCTGGCCGCTCGCCGTCGTCCTCGGCATCGCCGTGCTCGTCCTGCGCCGCGACGACATCACGGCGTACGGACTGCGCTTCATCGCCACCGTCGGCACCCCGATCCTCGTCCTCGCCCCCTGGTCGCTCTCCCTGCTGACCAGCCCCTCCGCCTTCCTGCGCGAGGCCGGGCTCGACATCCGTACGGGCACGGCCTCCGCCCTCGACCTGCTCGGGATCAGCCCCGGCGGCCCCGGGACCACCGGCGGCCTCCTCCTCATCGGCATCGTGCTCGCCGCCCTGGCCGCGCTGGTGCGCGAGGAGCGGCAGTTCGCCGTCCGCGTCGCCTGGGCCGCCGCCCTCGCCGGGCTCCTGTTCGCCGTGATGTCCAACGGCGCTGGCGGCACCGGCTGGGCCGGACCCGCCACCCTCGTCTACGGCGCGGCCCTGCTCGCCGCCGGCATGATCGGCGCCGAGGGCGGACGCACCCGCGTCGCCGCCCACGGCTTCGGCTGGCGCCAGCCCGTCGCCGCGCTCATCGCGCTCGCCGCCGCCCTCGGCCCGGTCGTGGCCGCCGCCGGCTGGATGATCGGCGGCGCCGACGGACCGCTGACCCGGCGCGACCCGGTCCAGGTCCCGGCATTCGTCGCCGAGGAGAGCGGCAACCCCGACCAGCCCCGCACCCTCGTTCTCGGCGGCACCTCGCCCGGCGAGGTCGCCTACACCCTGGTCCGCGGCTCCGGCGGCCGCCTCGGCGACGCCGAACTGACCGCGGCGGCCGACAGCGACCCGCGTCTCGACAAGGTCGTCGCGCACCTGGTGGCCGGCTCGGGCGCCGACCAGACCCAGGAACTCAGCGGCTTCGCGATCCGCTACGTCCTCGTACGCGACGGGGCACCGCGCCAGATGAGCCGCGTCCTCGACGCCACCCCGGGCCTCAGCCGCCTCAGCCAGCTCGACGGCAGCGCGCTCTGGAGCGTGGACCGCGAGCGCGCGGTCGCCCGGGTCACCATCGTCCCGGCGGCGAAGACCGCCGACGCGGCGGTCGAGCCGGTCCTCGTCGCCGCCGGCCCCGTCGAGGCGCACACGAAGATCCCGTCCGGCCCCGCCGGCCGCGTCCTGCGCATCGCCGACCGAGCCGACGAAGGGTGGACGGCCACCCTCGACGGCAAGGAACTGAAGAAGACCACCGTCGACGGCTGGGCCCAGGGCTTCGAGCTCCCCGCCGAGGGCGGCCGCCTCGACCTCACGTACGACGAGCCGCTCACCCACACCGTGTGGATCTGGACCCAGGTCGGCCTCGCCGTCGTCCTGCTCGTCCTCGCCCTGCCCGGGCGGCGCCGCGAGATCGACGACGACCTGCCCGAGGAGGAGATCGCCATCCCCGCCCAGGCGATGGAGGGCGACGGCCGCCGGGCACGCCGCCTGCGCGCCGCCGCGGAGGCGGAGGCCGCTGCCGCCGTCGATGTCGTCGACGCCGTGGACGACGAGCAGCCGCAGCCGGTGCCGGTCCCCGAGGAGCAGCCGTACGCGGCGGCGGACTGGGACGGCCAGTACGACCCGGCGTACGCGCAGCAACAGCAGCACGCGCAGGAGCAGTACACGCAGGAGCAGTACGCCCAGCAGGGCTACTACCCCGAGTACCAGGCCGACCCGTACCAGCAGCAGTACGACGGGCAGCAGCCGCAATACGACCCGCAGCAGTACGACCCGTACCAGCAGCAGGGCTACGACCAGCCGGCCTACGAACAGCCGCAGTACGACGGGCACGACGGGCAGCAGCCGCAGTACGACCCGCAGCAGTACGACCCGTACACGTACGGCTACGAGACCGAGCAGCGTCCCGACGGGAGCAGCAACCAGTGA
- a CDS encoding DUF5719 family protein, with amino-acid sequence MKRTTLSLIAVATALAAVTGFAALTAPDGSVSAGAKAPVKLPVERSSLLCPAPSTSEVAETAYTSYTPGGKSAATDSGTATPAAAKAELKPAPLAATPGGTPAKKPAAAKAPATVTQPGKPVSAEANGGAAPALTGSATGALAPGWTVQQTSVVPAGGARGLLGVTCTAPDTDFWFPAASTAKERQDYVHLTNPDDTAAVADIELYGPEGELPSQLTEGIPVPAHSSVPVLLSTLTGEAPTADVTAHVTTRSGRVGAVIGAADDKIGSDWLPASADPAGTAVLPGIPADATSVRLVAYAPGENDAELKIQLVGESGTIVPASAQSLHVKSGMTAAVDLPDLTRGEAGSLLLTPSDPKKSAPFVAALRVVRGKGEQQEVAFIPATAAITARATVADNRAAGTILSLTAPGAAAEVKVTASAGTGGGTPVSKTVTVKAGTTMEVTQLVPGGLKGSYALTVEPVSGGPVHAARTLALPRDGIPMFTVQTLADDRGTVEVPAARQDLSVLDD; translated from the coding sequence GTGAAGCGCACCACCCTCTCCCTGATCGCGGTCGCCACCGCCCTTGCCGCCGTGACCGGCTTCGCCGCCCTGACCGCGCCGGACGGCTCCGTGTCCGCCGGCGCCAAGGCCCCCGTGAAGCTGCCGGTGGAGCGCTCCAGCCTGCTGTGCCCGGCGCCGAGCACCTCCGAGGTGGCCGAGACGGCCTACACCTCGTACACACCGGGCGGGAAGAGCGCGGCCACCGACTCCGGTACCGCCACCCCCGCCGCCGCCAAGGCCGAGCTCAAGCCCGCCCCGCTCGCCGCCACCCCCGGCGGTACGCCAGCCAAGAAGCCCGCGGCCGCCAAGGCCCCGGCCACCGTCACCCAGCCCGGCAAGCCCGTCTCCGCCGAGGCCAACGGCGGCGCCGCCCCGGCCCTGACCGGCTCGGCGACCGGCGCCCTCGCCCCCGGCTGGACGGTCCAGCAGACCAGCGTCGTCCCGGCGGGCGGCGCGCGCGGCCTGCTCGGCGTCACCTGCACCGCGCCCGACACGGACTTCTGGTTCCCGGCCGCCTCCACGGCCAAGGAGCGCCAGGACTACGTCCACCTCACCAACCCGGACGACACCGCCGCCGTCGCCGACATCGAGCTCTACGGCCCCGAGGGCGAGCTCCCGTCGCAGCTGACCGAGGGCATCCCCGTCCCGGCCCACTCCAGCGTCCCGGTCCTGCTCTCCACGCTCACCGGCGAGGCCCCGACGGCCGACGTGACCGCCCATGTGACGACCCGCAGCGGGCGCGTCGGCGCCGTCATCGGCGCCGCCGACGACAAGATCGGCAGCGACTGGCTCCCCGCCTCCGCCGACCCGGCCGGCACCGCCGTGCTGCCCGGCATCCCTGCCGACGCGACCTCGGTGCGCCTCGTGGCGTACGCACCGGGCGAGAACGACGCCGAGCTGAAGATCCAGCTGGTCGGCGAGTCCGGCACGATCGTCCCGGCGAGCGCGCAGTCCCTGCACGTGAAGTCGGGCATGACCGCGGCCGTCGACCTGCCGGACCTCACCCGGGGCGAGGCGGGTTCCCTGCTGCTCACCCCGTCGGACCCCAAGAAGTCCGCCCCGTTCGTCGCCGCCCTGCGCGTGGTGCGCGGCAAGGGGGAGCAGCAGGAGGTCGCCTTCATCCCGGCGACCGCGGCGATCACGGCCCGCGCCACCGTCGCCGACAACCGCGCGGCCGGCACGATCCTCTCGCTGACCGCCCCGGGCGCGGCGGCCGAGGTCAAGGTCACCGCCTCGGCCGGTACCGGCGGTGGCACGCCGGTCTCCAAGACCGTCACGGTCAAGGCGGGGACGACCATGGAGGTGACCCAGCTGGTCCCGGGCGGACTGAAGGGCTCCTACGCCCTCACGGTCGAGCCGGTCTCGGGCGGCCCCGTCCACGCGGCCCGCACGCTGGCTCTCCCGCGGGACGGCATCCCCATGTTCACGGTCCAGACCCTGGCCGACGACCGGGGCACGGTCGAGGTCCCGGCGGCGAGGCAGGACCTCTCGGTCCTGGACGACTGA
- a CDS encoding metallopeptidase family protein — translation MDSPVPPSPSSRPAEPHGAESRPTPVEPRTRRRDRHGRGMRGPVAPPQVPLSASRADTFRDLVLDSVERLERRWPQLADVEFMVLDVPPSVPGESVPLGGAAPAAKDGPARVVVYRRPVEIRSKSRDERALLVHEVVVEQVAELLGLSPESVDPRYGQD, via the coding sequence ATGGACAGTCCTGTGCCGCCGAGCCCCTCGTCCCGACCGGCCGAGCCCCACGGGGCGGAGTCCCGTCCGACTCCGGTGGAGCCTCGGACGCGCCGCCGCGACCGCCACGGCCGGGGTATGCGCGGGCCGGTGGCCCCGCCGCAGGTGCCCTTGTCCGCGAGCCGGGCGGATACGTTCCGGGATCTCGTCCTGGACTCGGTGGAGCGCCTGGAGCGCCGCTGGCCGCAGCTGGCGGACGTCGAGTTCATGGTGCTCGACGTGCCGCCGTCGGTGCCGGGCGAGTCGGTGCCGCTGGGCGGGGCCGCGCCCGCGGCGAAGGACGGGCCGGCGAGGGTCGTCGTCTACCGGCGGCCCGTCGAGATCCGCTCGAAGAGCCGCGACGAACGGGCGCTGCTCGTCCACGAGGTCGTGGTGGAGCAGGTGGCGGAGCTGCTGGGCCTCTCCCCCGAGTCGGTCGATCCCCGGTACGGACAGGACTGA
- a CDS encoding DUF3499 domain-containing protein, with protein sequence MESRRGPLKSAVPSNVVSPVRRCSRTACGRPAVATLTYVYADSTAVLGPLATYAEPHCYDLCAEHSERLTAPRGWEVVRLSDPSAPSRPSGDDLEALANAVREAARPQERAAEAGGKGGGGRGGDPMEVGRRGHLRVLRSPDS encoded by the coding sequence GTGGAGAGTCGTCGCGGCCCGCTCAAGAGTGCGGTACCGTCCAACGTCGTGAGCCCTGTACGTCGCTGTTCGCGCACCGCGTGCGGCCGCCCTGCCGTCGCGACACTGACGTACGTCTATGCCGACTCGACTGCGGTCCTCGGCCCGCTCGCCACCTACGCCGAGCCCCACTGCTACGACCTGTGTGCCGAACACAGCGAGCGCCTCACCGCCCCGCGCGGCTGGGAGGTCGTGCGGCTCTCCGATCCCTCGGCCCCGTCCCGCCCCAGCGGCGACGACCTCGAAGCCCTCGCCAACGCGGTACGGGAGGCGGCACGCCCCCAGGAGCGCGCGGCCGAGGCCGGCGGCAAGGGCGGCGGCGGCCGCGGAGGCGATCCGATGGAGGTCGGACGCCGCGGACATCTGCGCGTCCTGCGCTCCCCGGACTCCTGA
- a CDS encoding phosphomannomutase/phosphoglucomutase encodes MAADLSQIVKAYDVRGVVPDQWDETLAELFGAAFVQVTGAQAIVVGHDMRPSSPGLSAAFSRGAARLGADVTLIGLCSTDQLYFASGRLNLPGAMFTASHNPAQYNGIKMCRAGAAPVGQDTGLSEIRALAERWSEQGAPEAAATPGTITEQDTLDDYAAHLKALVDLTAIRPLKVVVDAGNGMGGHTVPTVFEGLPLDLVPMYFELDGTFPNHEANPLDPKNIVDLQARVRAEGADLGLAFDGDADRCFVVDERGEAVSPSAITALVAARELAKTPGGTIIHNLITSWSVPEVVRENGGTPVRTRVGHSFIKEEMAKTGAIFGGEHSAHYYFKDFWNADTGMLAALHVLAALGGQDGTLSELVSVYDRYAASGEINSTVADQAGRMAAVKAAYAGQDGVTLDELDGLTVAADDWWFNLRPSNTEPLLRLNVEAREEATMAKIRDEALALVRATD; translated from the coding sequence GTGGCTGCTGATCTGTCTCAGATCGTCAAGGCGTACGACGTCCGCGGGGTGGTGCCGGACCAGTGGGACGAGACGCTCGCCGAGCTGTTCGGTGCGGCGTTCGTCCAGGTGACAGGCGCACAGGCGATCGTCGTCGGTCACGACATGCGGCCCTCGTCCCCAGGCCTGTCGGCCGCCTTCTCCCGTGGCGCGGCCCGCCTCGGCGCAGACGTCACCCTGATCGGGCTCTGCTCGACGGACCAGCTGTACTTCGCCTCCGGCCGGCTGAACCTGCCCGGCGCGATGTTCACCGCCTCGCACAACCCCGCCCAGTACAACGGCATCAAGATGTGCCGCGCGGGCGCCGCCCCCGTCGGCCAGGACACCGGCCTCTCCGAGATTCGCGCGCTGGCCGAGCGGTGGTCGGAGCAGGGCGCGCCCGAGGCGGCCGCGACCCCCGGCACGATCACCGAGCAGGACACCCTCGACGACTACGCCGCGCACCTGAAGGCGCTGGTCGACCTCACCGCGATCCGCCCCCTGAAGGTCGTCGTGGACGCGGGCAACGGCATGGGCGGCCACACCGTCCCCACCGTCTTCGAGGGCCTCCCCCTGGACCTCGTACCGATGTACTTCGAGCTCGACGGCACCTTCCCGAACCACGAGGCCAACCCCCTCGACCCGAAGAACATCGTCGACCTCCAGGCCCGCGTCCGCGCCGAGGGCGCCGACCTCGGCCTCGCCTTCGACGGAGACGCCGACCGCTGCTTCGTCGTCGACGAGCGCGGCGAGGCCGTCTCCCCGTCCGCGATCACGGCGCTCGTCGCCGCGCGCGAGCTCGCGAAGACCCCCGGCGGCACGATCATCCACAACCTGATCACCTCCTGGTCCGTCCCCGAGGTCGTGCGCGAGAACGGCGGCACGCCGGTCCGCACCCGCGTCGGTCACTCCTTCATCAAGGAGGAGATGGCGAAGACGGGCGCGATCTTCGGCGGCGAGCACTCGGCGCACTACTACTTCAAGGACTTCTGGAACGCCGATACGGGCATGCTCGCCGCGCTCCACGTCCTCGCCGCCCTCGGCGGCCAGGACGGCACGCTGTCGGAGCTGGTCTCGGTGTACGACCGCTACGCCGCCTCCGGCGAGATCAACTCCACGGTCGCCGACCAGGCCGGCCGTATGGCGGCCGTCAAGGCGGCCTACGCCGGTCAGGACGGCGTCACCCTCGACGAGCTGGACGGCCTGACGGTGGCGGCGGACGACTGGTGGTTCAACCTGCGCCCCTCCAACACCGAGCCGCTGCTGCGCCTGAACGTGGAGGCCCGCGAGGAGGCCACCATGGCCAAGATCCGCGACGAGGCCCTGGCCCTGGTCCGCGCGACGGACTGA
- a CDS encoding Trm112 family protein, which translates to MPLEAGLLEILACPACHAPLNDRTAAETPELICTSADCGLAYPVRDGIPVLLVDEARRPN; encoded by the coding sequence ATGCCGCTCGAAGCCGGCCTCCTGGAGATCCTGGCCTGCCCGGCCTGCCACGCGCCGCTGAACGACCGCACCGCGGCCGAGACCCCCGAACTGATCTGCACGAGCGCCGACTGCGGCCTCGCCTACCCGGTCCGCGACGGCATCCCGGTCCTCCTGGTCGACGAGGCCCGCCGCCCGAACTGA